One Segatella copri DNA segment encodes these proteins:
- a CDS encoding transposase, which produces MNTGLDQYMDIFKDAVEDSAAKITKSFEKILIEVIILFMVIPRKINFTQMGRYGLHVEQTYRNAFGLKKSKCIDWLKLNVSLAKRFLGKQGRWAIAIDPSYISKAGKKTPHIGRFWSGCAQSVKHGLEIMGIGLIDIDTKDCMMLRAHQSLNNKELSLRNKTMVDFYISVIKRYRKELLKLSTLIVADAYFSTSTFVNGIKKEGFSLISRFRDNACLFYVYTGPRTGKRGRPKTKDGKIDMKNLDLTRMEKMEMKDIEGTAYTLIAYSKALKCKVRLVIWQMPNGKKKLFFSTDTSLSGEEVLLYYRTRFQIEFCFRDAKGYTGLMDCQARDKWKLDFAFNASFTSLNVAKVTMKEMGMEYSMSSFKSLMTNIYLVRRIFKACGYIPNRTLISKIFKDLSCLQRIAA; this is translated from the coding sequence ATGAATACAGGACTTGACCAATATATGGATATCTTTAAAGATGCAGTTGAAGATTCAGCTGCAAAGATAACAAAAAGTTTCGAGAAAATACTCATCGAGGTGATAATTTTGTTCATGGTAATACCAAGAAAGATAAATTTCACCCAAATGGGGAGGTATGGCTTGCATGTTGAGCAAACCTATCGCAACGCATTCGGCTTGAAAAAGTCGAAGTGCATTGATTGGCTCAAACTTAATGTCTCACTTGCCAAGCGCTTCTTGGGTAAACAGGGAAGATGGGCTATTGCCATTGATCCCAGCTACATCAGTAAAGCTGGCAAGAAAACACCACATATCGGTCGTTTTTGGTCAGGATGTGCTCAGTCTGTTAAACATGGTCTCGAAATCATGGGTATTGGACTCATTGATATTGATACCAAAGACTGCATGATGTTAAGAGCCCACCAGTCGCTAAATAATAAAGAACTGAGTCTTAGAAACAAGACTATGGTAGATTTCTATATCAGCGTCATTAAGCGTTACCGCAAGGAACTTCTTAAACTCTCAACCCTCATAGTTGCAGATGCTTACTTCTCTACAAGTACATTTGTTAATGGGATAAAGAAAGAAGGGTTCTCTTTGATAAGCCGCTTTCGTGACAATGCTTGTCTCTTTTATGTCTATACTGGTCCACGTACTGGAAAACGTGGTCGCCCCAAGACCAAGGATGGCAAGATTGATATGAAGAATCTTGACCTCACTCGAATGGAGAAGATGGAGATGAAAGATATAGAAGGAACAGCTTATACTTTGATTGCCTATTCCAAGGCACTCAAGTGTAAAGTTAGACTTGTCATCTGGCAGATGCCGAATGGCAAGAAGAAACTATTCTTCTCTACAGACACCTCACTTTCGGGTGAAGAGGTACTTCTTTATTATAGAACCAGGTTTCAGATCGAATTTTGCTTTCGTGACGCCAAAGGCTATACTGGTCTTATGGACTGCCAGGCTCGCGATAAGTGGAAACTCGATTTTGCTTTCAATGCTTCGTTCACATCACTAAATGTTGCCAAGGTAACTATGAAGGAGATGGGAATGGAATATTCTATGTCTTCATTCAAGTCACTGATGACCAACATTTATCTGGTGAGACGAATTTTTAAAGCATGCGGGTACATCCCGAACCGAACTTTAATTAGCAAGATTTTCAAAGATCTCTCGTGCTTACAGCGTATAGCTGCTTAG
- a CDS encoding pilus assembly protein HicB — MATKVTIQVEKGKQEKNFSCFMVEKLPNFGLTGYGNTAKQAIEDMYVAQKEIKELLEQEGKQMPELEFTFRFDIGSFFDYYSYLNMSGVAKKAGINASLMRQYSMGIHEPSKKRKQQILECLHQIAKELQTAVI; from the coding sequence ATGGCAACAAAAGTAACGATACAGGTTGAGAAAGGTAAGCAGGAGAAGAACTTCTCTTGCTTCATGGTTGAGAAGCTTCCAAACTTTGGACTTACTGGGTATGGCAACACCGCCAAGCAAGCTATTGAGGATATGTATGTGGCACAGAAGGAAATCAAGGAGCTTCTTGAGCAAGAGGGTAAACAAATGCCTGAGTTGGAGTTTACGTTCCGCTTTGATATTGGTTCCTTCTTTGACTATTACTCATACCTCAATATGAGTGGGGTCGCAAAGAAAGCTGGCATTAACGCATCGCTTATGAGACAATATTCGATGGGTATTCATGAGCCTAGCAAAAAGAGAAAGCAGCAAATTTTGGAATGCCTTCATCAAATAGCTAAAGAATTACAGACTGCCGTAATTTGA
- a CDS encoding type II toxin-antitoxin system HicA family toxin: MKTSQLVRQLNRAGCFVVRHGGNHDVWYSPITGLKCPVPRHGSREVAQKTYDSILERLLGL; this comes from the coding sequence ATGAAAACTAGTCAACTAGTTAGACAGCTGAACCGAGCGGGATGCTTCGTTGTTCGGCATGGTGGAAATCACGATGTTTGGTACAGTCCTATTACAGGACTTAAATGTCCGGTTCCACGACACGGCAGTCGGGAAGTCGCTCAAAAGACTTACGACAGTATTCTAGAAAGATTGCTCGGGCTTTAA
- a CDS encoding pilus assembly protein HicB, with translation MAKNVVLILEYGDGGYSCYNDEPLGNYGVIDGDGATAEEAKADFMKALQECRDDDPNNKDLQDLTFTYKYDVQAFFKEFSFLNATEIARRAGINPSLMRQYVSGVKTAGEKTYQRLNACMGNIKADLQATVF, from the coding sequence ATGGCAAAGAATGTAGTGCTGATTTTAGAATATGGTGATGGCGGATACTCTTGTTACAATGATGAGCCATTGGGTAATTATGGTGTCATAGATGGCGATGGTGCGACCGCTGAGGAAGCCAAGGCCGACTTCATGAAGGCTCTTCAGGAATGTAGGGATGATGACCCTAACAACAAGGACTTGCAAGACTTGACGTTTACATATAAGTACGACGTGCAAGCTTTCTTCAAGGAGTTCTCCTTTCTCAACGCTACCGAGATTGCCAGACGTGCAGGCATCAACCCATCGCTCATGCGCCAGTATGTAAGTGGAGTCAAGACCGCTGGAGAGAAAACATACCAACGACTCAACGCCTGTATGGGCAATATTAAAGCGGATTTACAAGCAACCGTCTTTTGA